The genomic window GCCGATCTCGGCGATGCCCCGCAGGATCGTCGGCCAGGCCGAAGCGACGTACAGGCCCGCGCCCACCCCGCTGAACGCACCGGAGAAATCCAGTTTCCGGCCGTCGCCGGCGGGCACCGGGTGGTCGTTCAAGGGGCGGGCGATGCTCTGGAAGACCTCGGTGGCTTTGGTCGGATCGGTGCCCAACGGGCAGTCGGGGCGGGTGGCGCAGTCGGCGGCCATCTTGTCGAACGATCGCTGGAAGGCGGCGAATTGTGACAGGTGGCGCTCGACCGTGCCGCTGGCCGGGTCGATGGCGCCGTCGAGGACCAGCGCGCGGACATTGCGCGGGAACATCTCCGCATACACCGCGCCGAGGCGGGTGCCGTAACTCAGCCCGGCGAAGGTGAGTTTGTCGTCGCCGAGGGCGGCGCGCAGCACGTCCATGTCGCGGACGGCGTCGCGGGTGCCGAGGTGCGTAAGCACATCCAGCCCACCGGAACGCTCGGCGCACCGATTCATCAGGGCATGAGTGTCGGTCGCGGTCCAGCGGCCCACCGCGGCGGCGGTCGGGAAAACGGCCTGGCCGGTATCGACCTCCGCGTCGGTGAAGCAGTCGACCGCGGGAGTCGAGGCGCCCACACCGCGCGGGTCGAAGCCGATCAGGTCGAATCGCTCGGTGATCGGATTGTTCGCCCAGATTTTCGCGGCGGCGGCGGCCAGGCTCATCCCGGCGCCGCCGGGGCCACCGGGATTGAGCACGAGTGATCCGAGCTTTTCCCCGCGGGCAGGCACTTTGAGCAACGCGATCCGCGCGGTACGGCCGTCCGGATTCTGGTAGTCCAGTGGCACTTCCATGCGCGCGCAACGGAGATCGGGGCTGCTGGCGAAGGCTTCTTCGTCGCCCGAGGTCGTGGCATACCCGTCGCAGGTTCCGAAGGATAGGTGCTGGTGGTAATAGCGCTGCAA from Nocardia iowensis includes these protein-coding regions:
- a CDS encoding alpha/beta hydrolase produces the protein MKSATAAVTVALSVLALAGCAQQPEPLQRYYHQHLSFGTCDGYATTSGDEEAFASSPDLRCARMEVPLDYQNPDGRTARIALLKVPARGEKLGSLVLNPGGPGGAGMSLAAAAAKIWANNPITERFDLIGFDPRGVGASTPAVDCFTDAEVDTGQAVFPTAAAVGRWTATDTHALMNRCAERSGGLDVLTHLGTRDAVRDMDVLRAALGDDKLTFAGLSYGTRLGAVYAEMFPRNVRALVLDGAIDPASGTVERHLSQFAAFQRSFDKMAADCATRPDCPLGTDPTKATEVFQSIARPLNDHPVPAGDGRKLDFSGAFSGVGAGLYVASAWPTILRGIAEIGTGRGDILLALNDVLRGRDANGRWSNFGEANYAINCLDEQRRSPAEETDLRRRIYAAAPFTDPGTGADGARDGCEFWPAEPTLGYPYATGIENLPKTLTISTTGDPATPYAGGVSLARALSGAMLTVEGEQHTAALSPNPCVHGVVANYLIDLKLPPAEAKCAL